A region from the bacterium genome encodes:
- a CDS encoding sigma-54 dependent transcriptional regulator produces the protein MRKILVIEDDSTMREGMCYSLRREGHEVHSAKDGKEGLLLCRKMNLDLVITDYRMEPVSGLEVLEEIKKINPETDVVLITAYGTMELAVQAMTKGASDCVSKPLSLEEFRTRIRKVLQNKAVREENQRLGEENQYLRTQVSQQYNFGQIIGQSKPMQLVFEQIRKIAPTDSSVLIAGESGTGKELIAHAIHNLSSRKDNPFIKVNCGALAEGLLESELFGHEKGAFTNAIRQKRGKFELADGGSIFLDEIGDISENVQVKLLRVLQEKEIDRVGGEHTKKVDVRVIAASNKNLFELAQQGRFREDLYYRLNVIPLDLPPLRHRKEDIPLLVDHFLRKKGVELKKPVSKIAPTAIEALQEYDWPGNIRELENLIERALVLCDRDEIQLCDFPVFLEKDKLNGVHLSEEDLSLNPNLESLELQLLKRAMEKAGGVKTKAAEILGIKTSALYYKLEKYKLIE, from the coding sequence ATGAGAAAGATCCTGGTGATTGAGGATGATTCCACCATGCGGGAAGGGATGTGCTACAGCCTCAGGCGAGAGGGGCATGAGGTGCACTCGGCCAAAGACGGGAAGGAAGGGCTCCTGCTGTGCAGAAAGATGAATCTCGATCTGGTAATCACCGATTACCGCATGGAGCCGGTGAGCGGCCTTGAAGTACTCGAAGAAATAAAAAAAATCAACCCGGAAACCGATGTGGTTTTGATAACGGCCTATGGAACGATGGAGCTTGCTGTCCAGGCAATGACTAAAGGCGCATCGGACTGTGTGAGCAAGCCTCTTTCCCTCGAAGAGTTTCGGACCAGAATCAGAAAAGTGCTGCAAAATAAAGCCGTCCGGGAGGAAAACCAGCGTCTTGGCGAGGAGAACCAGTACCTGCGTACCCAGGTCTCCCAGCAGTATAACTTTGGTCAGATCATCGGGCAGTCGAAGCCGATGCAGCTTGTTTTCGAGCAGATCAGGAAGATCGCCCCGACAGACTCCTCGGTCCTCATTGCCGGGGAAAGCGGCACGGGCAAAGAGCTGATAGCCCACGCTATTCATAATCTCAGCTCCCGCAAGGATAATCCCTTCATCAAGGTGAATTGTGGTGCCCTGGCGGAAGGGTTACTGGAAAGCGAACTCTTCGGGCATGAGAAAGGTGCATTCACCAATGCCATCAGGCAAAAGCGGGGCAAGTTCGAGCTGGCTGACGGCGGATCGATCTTTCTGGACGAGATCGGCGATATTTCCGAGAATGTGCAGGTAAAGCTCCTGCGGGTTCTTCAGGAGAAGGAAATTGACCGGGTAGGCGGAGAGCATACAAAAAAAGTCGATGTGCGCGTTATTGCGGCTTCGAATAAAAACCTTTTTGAGCTGGCTCAACAGGGCAGGTTCAGGGAGGATTTATACTATCGCTTAAATGTCATTCCTCTTGATTTGCCGCCCCTGCGGCATCGGAAGGAGGATATTCCTCTTCTGGTCGATCATTTCCTGAGGAAGAAAGGGGTTGAACTCAAGAAGCCGGTATCGAAAATAGCCCCAACAGCCATCGAGGCGTTGCAGGAATACGATTGGCCGGGTAATATCCGGGAGCTTGAGAATCTGATAGAACGGGCACTGGTTCTGTGCGACAGGGACGAGATTCAGCTCTGCGATTTCCCCGTTTTCCTGGAAAAGGACAAGCTGAATGGTGTGCATTTGTCTGAAGAAGATTTATCGCTCAATCCAAATCTGGAAAGTCTGGAGCTCCAGCTCCTCAAGCGGGCAATGGAGAAAGCAGGCGGGGTGAAAACAAAGGCGGCGGAGATTCTGGGGATAAAGACCAGCGCGTTATATTATAAGCTGGAAAAATATAAACTGATCGAGTAA
- a CDS encoding ATP-binding protein: MIFLSVLACGWYFYGYTRHYLDQELGQRLIDIARTIALHLDGDIVKQLTPGNESGLTYRNLIVQLDQIRQATAANRIYVFDKNNRSLLDTQPAIAIGTEYLKLKFDQLELESVWQKKGMASVLFLGEDGNYYKSGYAPVLLDGKVIAIVGVDASAVFLEILQKFQRNVMTFGLACILISLAIGYIVSKTITNPIHKLVAAIENIGSGDFKTEIKIRANDEIGFLGRTIEQMRLSILKRDAQMKLMLANVAHEIRNPLGGIELFAGILAEELGQAEDGQSSAMAAIPAKEHLEKITREVKKLNQIITEFLDFAKPKPPQKVEIYLEELIQAAYSMLALEFEGASIEFRSEIEPRLKVSVDPEQFKRVFINILKNSLQAIQQGGIPQGKITVRAEKKDGLMEVVVSDNGPGIPHDNLSRLFEPFFTTREKGAGLGLAIVQKILSDHGASIEIQSREGGLTTAAIRIPV, translated from the coding sequence TTGATTTTTTTATCGGTTCTTGCCTGTGGATGGTACTTTTACGGGTATACGCGGCACTATCTCGACCAGGAGCTTGGCCAGCGTCTGATCGATATCGCCCGGACCATTGCTCTTCACCTGGATGGAGATATCGTCAAACAGCTCACCCCCGGCAATGAGTCCGGTCTGACTTACCGGAATCTGATTGTGCAGCTGGACCAGATCAGGCAGGCGACCGCAGCCAATCGGATTTACGTTTTCGATAAAAATAACCGCAGCCTGCTCGATACTCAGCCTGCAATCGCGATCGGAACCGAGTATCTGAAACTGAAGTTTGATCAGCTCGAGCTTGAAAGTGTCTGGCAGAAGAAGGGCATGGCTTCGGTCCTGTTTTTAGGTGAGGATGGGAATTATTATAAGTCAGGGTATGCGCCGGTGCTGCTCGATGGCAAGGTTATTGCAATAGTAGGAGTAGATGCCAGTGCGGTCTTTCTGGAAATTTTACAAAAATTTCAACGCAACGTCATGACCTTCGGATTGGCATGTATTCTGATAAGTCTGGCTATCGGCTATATTGTCTCGAAGACGATTACCAATCCGATTCACAAATTAGTGGCCGCTATCGAGAATATCGGATCCGGGGATTTCAAAACTGAAATCAAAATCCGGGCCAATGACGAGATAGGGTTTTTGGGAAGAACCATTGAGCAGATGCGCCTTTCTATCTTAAAGAGGGATGCCCAGATGAAACTGATGCTTGCCAATGTGGCTCATGAGATCCGAAATCCTTTGGGCGGCATCGAGCTGTTCGCCGGCATTCTGGCAGAGGAGCTTGGGCAGGCGGAGGATGGACAAAGCTCCGCTATGGCTGCTATTCCTGCAAAGGAGCATCTTGAAAAAATCACCAGAGAGGTGAAGAAACTGAACCAGATCATTACCGAGTTTCTGGATTTCGCCAAGCCCAAACCGCCTCAGAAGGTTGAAATTTACCTGGAGGAGCTGATCCAGGCGGCTTATTCGATGCTGGCCCTGGAATTTGAAGGAGCCAGCATCGAGTTCCGGTCCGAGATCGAACCTCGCCTGAAAGTCTCCGTTGACCCGGAGCAATTCAAGCGGGTATTCATAAATATCTTAAAAAATTCACTGCAAGCGATACAACAGGGTGGCATTCCCCAGGGGAAAATAACTGTCCGGGCGGAAAAAAAGGATGGCCTGATGGAAGTTGTGGTCAGTGACAATGGGCCGGGGATTCCGCATGACAACCTGTCACGGCTGTTTGAGCCCTTTTTTACGACCAGGGAGAAGGGGGCGGGATTGGGGCTGGCTATTGTGCAGAAAATCCTGTCCGATCATGGGGCGAGTATCGAGATTCAAAGCCGGGAAGGCGGACTGACCACGGCCGCGATCCGGATCCCGGTTTAG
- a CDS encoding alpha/beta hydrolase yields MSLRRQTISNTVMSGMFSKIVQAFLILLCTGLVSTSTATALAASLPAQPSTGPGSTDYAHSQIISSSHGAGTLQYYIYEPDSPKPSRAPLIVFLHGWGGMDPSNYEAWIRHIVRMGNIVVYPVYQTMATTSTHYNSNSLEAVRNSLETLHSGGHVVPDLGRFAIVGHSVGGILAANMAALAEAAGLPAPKAVMSVEPGISTMFNLEDLSTIPSDALLLSVAGDRDSVVGDSDAKSIFRNTPQIPPENKDYITMVSDNYGSPSLLADHFAPCCSNSNNVDPLDYYCLWKLFDALTDAAFYGRNREYALGNTPQQRYMGKWSDGTPVRELIVTDNP; encoded by the coding sequence GTGTCATTACGGCGTCAAACCATAAGCAATACTGTCATGAGCGGTATGTTCTCGAAAATTGTGCAAGCATTTCTCATTTTATTGTGTACAGGTCTTGTTTCCACTTCCACTGCTACTGCTCTGGCTGCCTCATTGCCAGCACAGCCATCAACCGGGCCTGGGAGTACGGATTATGCCCACAGCCAGATTATCAGCAGCAGTCATGGTGCAGGTACCCTGCAATACTATATTTATGAACCGGACTCGCCAAAGCCGAGCCGTGCACCCCTGATTGTCTTCCTGCATGGATGGGGAGGAATGGATCCGAGTAATTATGAAGCATGGATCCGCCATATTGTTAGAATGGGCAATATAGTTGTTTATCCTGTATATCAGACCATGGCCACTACATCCACGCACTATAATTCCAATTCTCTTGAAGCAGTGAGGAACTCTCTGGAAACACTGCACAGCGGAGGGCATGTAGTGCCTGATCTTGGCAGATTTGCCATAGTAGGTCACTCAGTCGGCGGGATACTCGCCGCCAATATGGCTGCTTTGGCCGAAGCTGCCGGACTGCCTGCTCCCAAGGCAGTCATGTCTGTTGAGCCGGGCATCAGCACCATGTTTAATCTGGAAGACCTTTCGACCATTCCTTCCGATGCCCTGCTTCTCAGTGTAGCTGGCGACCGTGATAGCGTTGTCGGTGATTCGGACGCCAAAAGCATTTTCCGGAATACCCCGCAGATTCCTCCTGAAAATAAAGATTATATCACCATGGTTTCGGATAACTACGGCTCTCCCTCCCTGCTGGCTGACCATTTTGCCCCCTGTTGTTCAAATTCCAATAATGTAGACCCCCTTGACTATTACTGCCTCTGGAAACTGTTCGACGCTCTGACCGATGCGGCTTTTTATGGGAGAAACCGGGAGTATGCCCTCGGTAATACACCGCAGCAGCGGTACATGGGCAAATGGAGCGACGGGACCCCCGTGAGGGAGTTGATCGTTACCGATAATCCCTAG
- a CDS encoding Gx transporter family protein — protein MPWLRLGLANIIIMVVIVLYGVKDGLLVSFLRAIVGSILIGTFLLL, from the coding sequence GTGCCCTGGCTGAGGCTGGGACTGGCCAATATCATCATCATGGTGGTCATCGTTCTGTATGGGGTGAAGGACGGCCTGTTAGTTTCTTTCCTCCGGGCTATCGTAGGGTCAATACTTATCGGCACTTTCCTATTACTGTAG
- a CDS encoding FAD-dependent oxidoreductase, translating into MRKIAYLITLLLVITIQPVTGGIAEAETKQPKDLRIAIVGAGVAGLSAAYYLKDTGYENVTVYEKEPQVGGKVHSFTYDGHTHELGAMWIEEYYRNIYGLAFKYDIDLQLDEADFIFRDANNTNYKSAQEYVIAKYGSSETNAALANFQKIQIKFRSLNKTGFAGADPELFMTFDKFSQKYQIEPIAYGFKTWWTNGGFGYYNEVPALYVLKALMPAMRDLDSVFITLHRVPDGYQRLWEKIAEDLDDVRLNHTVEKVKRQSDSNSVSIEVTANGVTETFDRIIITCDLKESLKFLDATEEEQELFSQVQSYNYDVHFFHAHGINYRNGSLVVLMANNVPERNGHVLGLLNREDSPGVWKSYQIAPWGTPSDELISFVKEDVKQLGGQVESIIIQKQWSFFPHVKTQTLHDGFYDRIEASQGKNGTYYAGGIMCLEGTERVLRYSKKLVETYF; encoded by the coding sequence ATGAGGAAGATAGCATACTTAATCACATTACTTTTAGTTATTACTATCCAGCCTGTAACTGGGGGCATAGCGGAAGCCGAAACAAAACAACCAAAGGATCTGCGCATAGCGATCGTAGGAGCCGGAGTTGCCGGGCTGTCTGCGGCATATTATCTGAAAGATACAGGTTACGAAAATGTCACCGTTTATGAAAAGGAGCCCCAGGTTGGAGGCAAGGTTCATTCCTTTACGTACGATGGTCATACCCATGAACTCGGGGCCATGTGGATCGAAGAATACTATCGTAATATTTACGGATTGGCCTTCAAATATGATATCGATTTGCAACTGGATGAAGCTGATTTTATTTTTCGCGACGCCAATAACACGAATTATAAAAGTGCACAGGAATATGTTATTGCAAAGTATGGTTCATCTGAAACCAACGCAGCATTGGCCAATTTCCAGAAGATTCAAATAAAATTCAGAAGCCTCAATAAGACAGGTTTCGCAGGGGCAGATCCGGAACTTTTCATGACCTTTGATAAATTTTCCCAGAAGTATCAGATCGAGCCGATTGCCTATGGCTTTAAAACATGGTGGACAAACGGCGGATTTGGTTATTATAACGAAGTGCCTGCTCTGTACGTTCTCAAAGCCCTGATGCCTGCTATGAGGGATCTCGACTCTGTTTTCATTACGCTCCACAGGGTCCCGGACGGTTATCAAAGGTTGTGGGAGAAGATTGCGGAAGACCTGGATGATGTTCGTCTCAACCACACCGTAGAAAAAGTGAAGCGGCAGAGTGACAGCAATTCAGTGTCGATCGAAGTAACCGCCAATGGAGTTACAGAGACCTTCGACCGCATCATTATTACCTGTGACCTTAAAGAATCTTTAAAATTCCTCGATGCTACCGAAGAGGAACAGGAACTTTTTTCCCAGGTGCAAAGTTATAACTATGATGTCCATTTTTTTCACGCTCATGGCATAAACTATAGGAATGGAAGCCTGGTGGTACTCATGGCCAATAATGTGCCGGAAAGGAATGGACATGTTTTAGGCCTTCTCAATCGAGAGGATTCTCCAGGAGTCTGGAAATCGTACCAAATAGCTCCCTGGGGAACTCCTTCTGACGAGCTCATAAGCTTCGTTAAAGAAGACGTGAAGCAATTAGGCGGACAGGTTGAAAGCATAATCATACAAAAACAGTGGAGCTTCTTCCCTCATGTCAAGACCCAGACCCTGCATGATGGCTTCTACGACAGAATAGAGGCTTCCCAGGGGAAAAATGGTACTTACTATGCAGGAGGAATTATGTGCCTCGAAGGCACCGAAAGAGTATTGAGATACTCTAAAAAGCTCGTAGAAACATACTTCTAA
- the lpxC gene encoding UDP-3-O-acyl-N-acetylglucosamine deacetylase yields the protein MISYQRTIRERISCTGIGLHSGKKSKMTLVPAEPDSGIRFQRTDVPGKGCLIEASYRNLATVNYATTLSKDGQSVQTVEHLLAAVAGVGIDNLLIEIDSEEVPIMDGSSAPFVFLLQEAGILEQPAPKKYLKIKKAIQVGADDKFIRILPAKELEVTYTINFNHPLINTQQAHYVITESSFIKKISRARTFGFLHEAKQLREAGLIKGGSLDNAIVVGDYHILNGSLRFEDEFVCHKIIDFIGDLYLLGRPIIGHVIAYKAGHGLHSLLVKEIAQYIHTWEFIPELEETTSLPETIISPQEIVYSCSTKPSLAATTAS from the coding sequence ATGATTTCTTACCAGAGAACAATCAGAGAGAGAATCAGTTGTACCGGCATCGGCCTTCATTCCGGAAAAAAATCAAAAATGACGCTCGTTCCGGCTGAGCCTGACAGCGGAATTCGATTTCAGCGTACCGATGTGCCGGGAAAGGGTTGTTTGATCGAGGCATCATACCGGAATCTGGCAACCGTGAACTATGCAACTACATTATCAAAAGACGGGCAGAGCGTTCAGACAGTTGAGCACCTGCTGGCTGCTGTGGCTGGCGTGGGTATCGACAATCTGCTCATCGAAATCGATTCAGAAGAAGTGCCGATCATGGACGGTAGTTCGGCACCATTTGTCTTCCTGCTGCAGGAAGCGGGAATTTTAGAGCAGCCGGCGCCTAAAAAATATCTCAAGATCAAAAAAGCCATTCAGGTAGGTGCGGACGATAAATTTATCAGAATTCTCCCCGCGAAAGAGCTGGAAGTTACCTACACCATCAATTTTAATCATCCGCTCATTAATACCCAGCAGGCACATTACGTCATTACCGAATCCTCCTTTATCAAGAAAATATCCCGCGCCCGTACATTCGGCTTTCTCCACGAAGCCAAACAGCTCCGGGAAGCGGGATTGATCAAGGGAGGATCTCTGGACAATGCGATTGTGGTCGGTGATTATCACATTCTGAATGGAAGCTTGCGGTTTGAGGATGAGTTTGTCTGCCATAAGATCATCGATTTCATTGGCGACCTCTATCTGCTTGGACGCCCGATAATCGGCCATGTCATTGCTTATAAGGCGGGGCACGGGCTTCATTCCCTGCTGGTTAAGGAAATCGCCCAATATATCCATACATGGGAGTTTATTCCTGAGCTTGAAGAGACAACCAGCCTTCCTGAAACGATTATATCTCCTCAGGAGATCGTTTACTCCTGCTCCACCAAGCCAAGCCTGGCAGCTACAACAGCCTCCTGA